The following proteins are encoded in a genomic region of Oryctolagus cuniculus chromosome 6, mOryCun1.1, whole genome shotgun sequence:
- the KCNMB1 gene encoding calcium-activated potassium channel subunit beta-1 → MGKKLVMAQKRGETRALCLGVAMVMCAVITYYILGTTMLPLYQKSVWTQESLCRLIETNIRDQEELEGKKVPQYPCLWVNVSAVGKWAVLYHTEETRDRNQQCSYIPGSLDNYQMALADVEKVRAKFHERQVFYCFSTTQENETSVLYQRLYGPQALLASLFWPTFLLTGGLLIIAMVKINRSLSILAAQK, encoded by the exons ATGGGGAAGAAGTTGGTGATGGCCCAGAAGCGAGGAGAGACTAGAGCCCTTTGCCTGGGTGTGGCCATGGTGATGTGTGCTGTCATCACCTACTACATCCTGGGAACGACTATGCTGCCCCTCTACCAGAAAAG CGTGTGGACCCAGGAATCCTTGTGTCGGCTGATTGAGACCAACATCAGGGACCAGGAGGAGCTGGAGGGCAAGAAGGTGCCGCAGTACCCATGCCTGTGGGTCAATGTGTCAGCCGTGGGCAAGTGGGCTGTGCTGTACCACACGGAGGAGACTCGGGACCGGAATCAGCAG TGCTCCTACATCCCAGGCAGCCTGGACAACTACCAGATGGCCCTGGCCGACGTGGAGAAGGTCAGAGCCAAATTCCACGAGCGCCAGGTTTTCTACTGCTTCTCCACGACGCAGGAGAACGAGACCAGCGTCCTGTATCAGCGTCTGTACGGGCCCCAGGCCCTCCTCGCCTCCCTCTTCTGGCCCACCTTCCTGCTCACCGGTGGCCTCCTCATTATTGCCATGGTGAAGATCAACCGGTCCCTCTCCATCCTGGCGGCCCAGAAGTAG
- the KCNMB1 gene encoding calcium-activated potassium channel subunit beta-1 isoform X2 translates to MQTVSNAHFQLWDSDSDSSPGPGTLGSPVLGAYSKMRVSIRGLFKAPRGLRIQTGCSVCHPGSDVRGRTCVCGLPSVWTQESLCRLIETNIRDQEELEGKKVPQYPCLWVNVSAVGKWAVLYHTEETRDRNQQCSYIPGSLDNYQMALADVEKVRAKFHERQVFYCFSTTQENETSVLYQRLYGPQALLASLFWPTFLLTGGLLIIAMVKINRSLSILAAQK, encoded by the exons ATGCAGACGGTGTCCAATGCCCATTTTCAGCTCTGGGATTCTGACTCGGAttcctccccaggcccagggaccCTGGGCTCCCCAGTGCTGGGTGCTTATAGTAAGATGAGGGTCTCAATACGGGGGCTCTTTAAGGCTCCCAGGGGATTGAGGATTCAAACTGGGTGCTCTGTGTGTCACCCTGGTTCTGATGTGCGTgggcgcacgtgtgtgtgtggtctcCCCAGCGTGTGGACCCAGGAATCCTTGTGTCGGCTGATTGAGACCAACATCAGGGACCAGGAGGAGCTGGAGGGCAAGAAGGTGCCGCAGTACCCATGCCTGTGGGTCAATGTGTCAGCCGTGGGCAAGTGGGCTGTGCTGTACCACACGGAGGAGACTCGGGACCGGAATCAGCAG TGCTCCTACATCCCAGGCAGCCTGGACAACTACCAGATGGCCCTGGCCGACGTGGAGAAGGTCAGAGCCAAATTCCACGAGCGCCAGGTTTTCTACTGCTTCTCCACGACGCAGGAGAACGAGACCAGCGTCCTGTATCAGCGTCTGTACGGGCCCCAGGCCCTCCTCGCCTCCCTCTTCTGGCCCACCTTCCTGCTCACCGGTGGCCTCCTCATTATTGCCATGGTGAAGATCAACCGGTCCCTCTCCATCCTGGCGGCCCAGAAGTAG